From one Triticum aestivum cultivar Chinese Spring chromosome 4B, IWGSC CS RefSeq v2.1, whole genome shotgun sequence genomic stretch:
- the LOC123094730 gene encoding uncharacterized protein codes for MPMMEHCDFSQASHYERVLFGTHLLRLVQTLRLRVPKIAAWHHLEGKSYWNVNITIYGRSEMETMIFFNTHPTLEGVMSDAVHGIIARLCGRYHQELGGTFFRDLGWQDITGEPNRIKEDHKRRLNDMLNYNQDLESYIKGLQLEHFEALQKIEAMNEVRTLQEQKLGIMQEDLEKNKDEVQAQEIEIKKLQKELWEERARNKRLKLENRVLKGEEAEEDDFSVNSSDESDNTSLNSINLDVESRT; via the exons ATGCCAATG ATGGAACATTGTGACTTCAGCCAGGCATCCCACTATGAAAGAGTTTTATTTGGAACCCATCTTTTAAGGTTGGTTCAGACACTAAGACTTCGAGTCCCCAAGATTGCAGCATGGCACCATTTGGAGGGGAAAAGCTACTGGAATGTCAACATTACCATTTATGGACGTTCAGAGATGGAGACCATGATCTTCTTCAATACGCATCCAACTCTTGAGGGAGTTATGAGTGATGCTGTACATGGCATAATAGCACGTCTATGCGGACGTTATCACCAGGAGCTAGGTGGAACCTTCTTTCGTGATTTAGGGTGGCAGGATATCACTGGAGAACCTAACAGGATCAAGGAAGATCACAAGAGAAGACTCAACGACATGTTGAATTATAATCAGGATTTAGAAAGCTATATCAAAGGTCTTCAACTGGAGCATTTTGAAGCTTTGCAGAAGATAGAGGCCATGAATGAAGTTAGGACCCTCCAGGAGCAGAAGCTAGGAATAATGCAAGAAGATTTGGAGAAAAACAAAGATGAAGTCCAGGCTCaagagatagaaatcaagaaactACAGAAGGAATTATGGGAAGAAAGGGCTCGCAATAAGAGACTCAAGTTAGAGAACAGGGTCCTAAAAGGAGAAGAGGCTGAAGAAGATGATTTCTCAGTCAACTCCTCTGATGAGAGTGACAATACCTCCCTCAATAGCATCAACCTGgatgttgagtctagaacttaA